A genomic window from Candidatus Omnitrophota bacterium includes:
- a CDS encoding 4Fe-4S dicluster domain-containing protein, whose amino-acid sequence MKMETYFLSNEDILKFYDRIVKDYQLYVPVKTKTPIKIACDYGFSLPTDDYILKEYSAVNKEEIVFNEYRPIEPVRTFFNQYKEEVGEYFAQETIEKDKKEKPVAISGIKNCDIFSLKIQDFVFLGKDDDIVDPFYKKRRQDALIISGDCPGFKEACFCRAFDINPYCEQGFDFNLSVLNNGYLVDVNSKKANLIAGSIRDLLTPATLGQLSGRSAKRDAVIRKLDEHLSHHKIPKKEVLQEIVKAGHNSQIWHEQMRTCVECGGCIFMCDTCHCFLLSDEISGNNSKRLRVWDGCLLKNFTRVAGGGNALKMRYMRLRNRYIKKFDFFIDNIGFQACCGCGRCIDVCPGRIDIRNILRRLYDEKYLPAS is encoded by the coding sequence ATGAAAATGGAAACATATTTTTTAAGCAATGAGGATATTTTAAAATTCTACGATAGGATTGTCAAGGATTACCAGCTTTATGTTCCTGTCAAAACAAAAACTCCTATTAAGATAGCCTGCGATTATGGGTTTAGCCTGCCAACAGACGATTATATCTTAAAAGAATATTCTGCCGTAAATAAAGAAGAGATTGTATTTAACGAATATCGTCCGATTGAGCCGGTTCGTACTTTCTTCAATCAATATAAAGAAGAAGTCGGTGAATACTTTGCACAGGAAACTATTGAAAAAGATAAGAAAGAAAAGCCGGTTGCTATTTCCGGTATAAAAAATTGCGATATTTTTTCTTTAAAAATACAGGATTTCGTGTTTTTAGGAAAAGATGATGACATCGTTGACCCATTTTATAAAAAAAGAAGGCAAGACGCTTTGATAATTTCCGGGGATTGCCCGGGTTTTAAAGAAGCTTGTTTCTGCCGGGCATTTGATATAAATCCTTATTGTGAACAAGGTTTTGATTTTAATCTATCAGTACTTAACAATGGGTATCTGGTTGATGTGAATTCTAAAAAAGCAAATTTGATAGCCGGTTCAATCAGAGATTTGCTTACTCCGGCTACTTTGGGGCAATTATCCGGCAGGTCCGCTAAAAGAGATGCTGTAATACGAAAACTAGATGAGCATTTAAGCCATCACAAGATACCCAAGAAGGAAGTTTTGCAGGAAATAGTAAAGGCAGGGCATAATTCGCAAATTTGGCATGAACAGATGCGGACTTGTGTTGAGTGCGGAGGATGTATTTTTATGTGCGACACCTGCCATTGTTTCTTGCTTTCTGATGAAATATCCGGGAATAACTCAAAAAGGCTGCGTGTTTGGGATGGATGTTTACTTAAGAATTTTACCCGTGTTGCGGGAGGGGGGAACGCTTTAAAGATGCGCTATATGAGGTTGCGCAACCGGTATATTAAGAAATTTGATTTTTTTATTGATAACATTGGTTTTCAGGCTTGTTGTGGCTGTGGCAGGTGCATTGATGTCTGCCCGGGGCGCATTGATATTAGGAATATCTTAAGAAGGCTATATGATGAAAAATATCTACCAGCCAGTTGA
- a CDS encoding FAD/NAD(P)-binding protein, with the protein MMKNIYQPVEAVIENIIQETSAIKTFTLKPKTDFSFVTGQFIELTVPGLGEAPFTPSSDPGIKERMDVTIMKTGAVTSKLHEMQKGQVVGIRGPFGKGYPLHKFKGKDLLIVGGGVGLAPLRSLLFSLFSTIDNYNKVLLRYGSRTANDIVYKGSIGEWAKRDKFDIVTSVDIGDPSWQGNVGLVTTILKDMPIDLNNASAIVCGPPIMMKFVTLKLLDLGFKPKDIYLSMEKSMSCGLGKCGHCRLGKFYICKDGPVFTYEELKDIHDIWD; encoded by the coding sequence ATGATGAAAAATATCTACCAGCCAGTTGAGGCTGTAATTGAAAATATAATTCAGGAAACCTCTGCTATAAAGACTTTTACTTTAAAGCCGAAAACAGATTTTTCATTTGTGACGGGGCAATTTATTGAATTAACCGTTCCCGGCTTAGGAGAAGCGCCCTTTACTCCGTCGTCTGACCCCGGAATTAAAGAAAGAATGGATGTTACCATAATGAAGACTGGGGCAGTTACTTCAAAACTACACGAGATGCAAAAAGGGCAGGTGGTTGGCATTCGCGGGCCATTCGGAAAAGGGTATCCTTTGCATAAATTTAAAGGTAAGGATCTTTTAATTGTCGGAGGTGGCGTAGGCCTTGCCCCTTTGCGTTCATTGTTATTTAGTTTATTTTCAACTATTGATAATTATAATAAAGTATTGCTGCGTTATGGATCTCGGACCGCCAATGATATTGTTTACAAAGGCTCAATTGGGGAGTGGGCAAAAAGGGATAAGTTTGATATTGTTACTAGTGTTGATATAGGTGACCCCAGCTGGCAGGGGAATGTGGGTTTGGTTACCACTATATTAAAAGATATGCCTATAGATTTAAATAATGCTTCGGCGATTGTCTGCGGCCCGCCGATTATGATGAAATTCGTAACTTTAAAATTATTGGATTTAGGCTTTAAACCAAAAGATATCTATTTATCAATGGAAAAAAGCATGTCTTGCGGCCTTGGTAAATGCGGCCACTGCCGTTTGGGAAAGTTTTATATTTGTAAAGACGGCCCGGTATTTACATACGAGGAATTAAAAGATATACACGATATTTGGGATTAA
- a CDS encoding 4Fe-4S binding protein, whose protein sequence is MKRLFIDLDICNKCEECKIVCEYFYHSQNNGVTSLREYATFATICRHCEQAPCVNSCYHNALERASDGHIKRYKMRCTSCKSCSVACPFGIIFQDFIPYLDSKCDYCIGTSKELPVCVKSCPQHAIEIKEIAEEDLEKNIYLVGEHLAVHTLKWSREDVQPPKKK, encoded by the coding sequence ATGAAACGGTTATTCATTGATCTGGATATTTGCAATAAATGCGAGGAATGCAAGATTGTTTGCGAATATTTTTATCATTCGCAAAATAACGGGGTTACTTCGTTAAGAGAGTACGCTACCTTTGCTACTATCTGCCGGCATTGCGAACAGGCTCCTTGTGTAAATTCATGCTATCATAATGCGCTGGAAAGAGCCAGTGACGGACACATTAAGCGTTACAAGATGCGTTGCACGAGTTGCAAGTCTTGTTCTGTGGCATGCCCTTTTGGGATAATATTTCAGGATTTTATTCCTTATCTTGATTCTAAATGCGATTATTGTATTGGCACCTCAAAAGAACTGCCAGTTTGCGTCAAGAGTTGCCCTCAACACGCTATAGAAATAAAAGAAATAGCAGAGGAAGATTTAGAAAAAAATATATATTTGGTTGGTGAACATTTGGCTGTGCATACCTTGAAATGGTCCAGAGAGGATGTTCAGCCTCCTAAGAAGAAATAG
- a CDS encoding NADH-quinone oxidoreductase subunit H has translation MKLLFSYLIFPGFLFSAIVGLMSGWFDRKLSARLQWRVGPPWHQNFTDLIKLLGKETIVPVGAKFTFLLSPYLGLLSVVLVAGMLGTNILFPSTSFSGDLIVILYLLFMPAIALILGASASRNPLASVGASREMKLLIAYELPFILSIIAIIIKSHGSIQIGGILSEQLSFGSNIMSFSGLIAFVNALFCMQAKLGIAPFEISEAEQEIMAGVLIEYSGLPLAVFKLTKALMLYTLPLLLIVLFLGKDLSPLFIIPKFIGILIFIILVKNTNPRLRIDQALKFFWRIPLALAILAVVLALLGL, from the coding sequence ATGAAATTATTATTTAGTTACTTAATCTTTCCGGGTTTTCTGTTTAGCGCCATCGTTGGTTTAATGTCAGGTTGGTTTGATAGAAAATTGTCTGCCCGGTTGCAATGGCGTGTTGGCCCTCCATGGCACCAGAATTTTACCGATTTAATAAAATTATTAGGCAAAGAAACCATTGTCCCTGTCGGTGCAAAATTTACATTTCTTTTGTCTCCCTATCTTGGTTTATTGAGCGTTGTTTTGGTAGCAGGTATGTTGGGAACTAATATTTTATTCCCGTCTACAAGTTTTTCCGGAGACCTTATTGTTATTTTATATCTTCTTTTTATGCCGGCAATTGCCCTGATCTTAGGGGCTTCAGCTTCAAGGAATCCGCTTGCTTCTGTCGGGGCTTCAAGAGAAATGAAACTTCTTATCGCGTATGAACTTCCTTTTATTCTGTCAATTATCGCAATTATTATTAAAAGCCATGGTTCAATACAAATAGGAGGCATTCTCTCTGAGCAATTAAGTTTTGGCTCAAACATAATGTCTTTTTCAGGTTTAATCGCTTTTGTTAATGCGTTATTTTGCATGCAGGCTAAATTAGGCATAGCCCCTTTTGAAATATCTGAGGCTGAGCAAGAAATTATGGCAGGAGTTTTAATTGAATATTCCGGGCTTCCTCTTGCGGTCTTTAAATTGACTAAAGCGCTGATGCTTTATACTCTGCCGCTTTTGCTAATTGTTTTGTTTTTAGGAAAAGATTTAAGCCCTTTGTTTATTATTCCTAAATTTATCGGCATATTAATATTTATTATTTTAGTTAAGAATACCAATCCGCGGTTACGTATTGATCAGGCGTTAAAATTCTTCTGGAGAATACCATTGGCCTTGGCAATTTTGGCGGTGGTGTTAGCATTATTGGGGTTATAA
- the nuoB gene encoding NADH-quinone oxidoreductase subunit NuoB: protein MDLRTKALTKSIWVFHVSAGSCNNCDIEILDCFTPRFDIERFGIQLIGSVRHADAILITGAMNRKSVKRMKKIYEQAPKPCVVVAVGQCALSRHMFRFSYNVDEPLDKILPVDLYIPGCPPKPEAMISGIVKLVNKMRKRK, encoded by the coding sequence ATGGATTTAAGAACAAAAGCTTTAACAAAATCTATCTGGGTGTTTCATGTGAGCGCAGGCTCTTGTAATAACTGCGACATAGAAATATTGGATTGTTTTACACCGCGTTTTGATATTGAGCGTTTTGGGATACAGCTCATTGGTTCAGTAAGGCATGCGGATGCTATTTTGATTACAGGAGCCATGAATAGAAAGTCGGTAAAAAGGATGAAGAAAATCTATGAACAGGCGCCAAAACCGTGTGTTGTCGTTGCGGTTGGCCAATGCGCATTAAGCAGGCATATGTTCAGGTTTAGCTATAACGTAGATGAACCATTGGATAAAATCTTGCCGGTTGACCTTTACATCCCGGGTTGCCCTCCTAAGCCAGAGGCTATGATTTCCGGTATAGTAAAACTGGTCAATAAGATGAGAAAGAGAAAATAA
- a CDS encoding NADH-quinone oxidoreductase subunit C: protein MEMKDRIKEGLGGKIVNWEEKRPHRIYFEVKKEDIFETVKFLFKNLGLRFSIATGMDNPDNFEMLYHFSFDKTGEFYSVRVFINDKEKAQIDSITPIFIGAEWIEREIWEMLGINFVGHPNLKKLLLDDDWPQGDYPLRKDNKKG from the coding sequence ATGGAAATGAAAGATAGGATTAAAGAAGGATTAGGCGGCAAAATCGTCAATTGGGAAGAGAAGAGGCCTCATAGGATTTATTTTGAGGTGAAAAAAGAGGATATTTTTGAGACGGTTAAATTTTTGTTCAAAAATCTGGGGTTAAGGTTTTCCATCGCAACCGGAATGGATAATCCTGATAATTTTGAGATGCTATATCATTTTAGTTTTGATAAAACCGGGGAATTCTATTCTGTGCGTGTTTTTATCAATGACAAAGAGAAGGCTCAAATTGATTCAATTACTCCGATATTTATCGGAGCGGAATGGATTGAACGTGAAATCTGGGAGATGCTTGGAATAAACTTTGTAGGGCACCCTAATTTAAAGAAACTGCTTCTTGATGATGATTGGCCGCAAGGCGATTATCCGTTAAGAAAAGATAATAAAAAAGGTTAA